In the genome of Asterias amurensis chromosome 16, ASM3211899v1, one region contains:
- the LOC139948582 gene encoding uncharacterized protein, with the protein MHRPTRLKITDVNPHLICILCGGYLIDATTMNECLHSYCRACIVSYLRQSRQCPICDTVVHKTRPLLNIRSDKTLQNLVYKLVPNLFKDEMKRRREFYAKHPQASTSMQSPNAREERGEVCDDSLVIYTKDEYISLSLDYYFPQPRKDTPTKPLNSNGEGSSAAPGKRPNGDANGLPVDVVEKRYLRCPAAVCISHIKKFIRNKFGLSSAHRVEVVHQNGEDEPLRNDYTLMDIAYIYTWRRNGPLPLLFRVFEPVSKRLKRSQSGNSSSSDSIAWRDVEEPIAALSTQPKDVGTKPKTPSPLAWTERSSKVSKSSEDVRGASKETSKPSMSWAEAAMAMSGKSPQGRRAPSPKASSAPRTEHVPAVDKLKKSSQATPCPKPHSSPTIIIVSSARTPPTSAEPGIGVPKVAFTTLAPLRPVITVPKSTTVSVKTVGVTSAPPLALTQLSTPTPSSVSQPTVLLTTPKWKELPKGEKGVVLVNKEAVVPKAMIQIKRTISEGSKSTQPTVDRKIAADLQTKATGYTLGQTVNVQDQNKNTMAMKVIAPPIKVIAQPINVISQPINLIAPPKKVIAQPTNVSAPPIKVIAQPLKVVTQPMNLTAPPIKVIAQPSNVIAQPINLTAPPMKPNNPPATENVTLNAPTTLADATPKLADATPKLADAIPILADTIPKLADAIPKETYDPPPRTETIPAKTDVRNVNTLATGESDSTPAKTDVTPTTVDATPKNANSTQEEPMDVSVCDNIVIDRPVLLT; encoded by the exons ATGCATCGGCCTACCCGGCTGAAGATCACTGACGTCAACCCgcacctcatttgcatattatgtgGCGGGTATCTGATTGATGCAACTACGATGAATGAGTGTCTGCACTCAT ACTGTAGAGCGTGTATTGTCTCGTATCTGAGACAGAGCCGGCAATGTCCAATATGTGACACGGTAGTGCATAAGACACGACCACTGCTCAATATAAG GTCTGATAAAACTCTCCAGAATTTAGTCTATAAGCTTGTTCCGAATCTTTTCAAAG ATGAAATGAAGAGAAGGCGAGAGTTCTACGCTAAGCATCCTCAAGCAA GTACGAGTATGCAGTCACCCAACGCCCGCGAAGAACGGGGCGAAGTGTGCGATGACTCCCTGGTCATCTATACGAAAGACGAGTACATCAGCTTGTCTCTGGACTACTACTTTCCACAACCCCGGAAAGACACACCAACCAAACCACTGAATAGCAACGGGGAGGGAAGCTCTGCTGCCCCGGGTAAACGCCCCAATGGAGATGCCAACGGGTTACCTGTTGAC GTTGTTGAGAagcggtatctacgatgtcccGCAGCTGTGTGCATCAGTCACATTAAGAAGTTCATCCGGAATAAATTCGGTCTCTCTTCTGCCCACAGG gTTGAAGTAGTCCATCAGAATGGGGAGGACGAACCACTACGCAATGACTACACTCTGATGGACATAGCGTACATCTACACATGGCGAAGG AACGGTCCGCTACCCCTACTGTTTCGTGTGTTTGAGCCAGTATCTAAACGACTCAAGCGCAGCCAATCGGGTAACTCGTCGTCCTCTGATTCCATAGCGTGGAGAGACGTCGAAGAACCGATCGCAGCGTTATCAACCCAACCCAAGGATGTCGGTACAAAGCCCAAAACTCCATCACCTCTTGCGTGGACGGAAAGGAGTTCGAAAGTGTCCAAATCGTCTGAAGACGTACGGGGCGCGTCAAAGGAGACGTCGAAACCGAGCATGTCCTGGGCAGAAGCAGCTATGGCGATGTCTGGGAAATCTCCACAGGGTAGAAGGGCGCCCTCACCGAAAGCAAGTTCGGCCCCGAGAACTGAACACGTACCGGCTGTTGACAAACTCAAAAAGTCTTCCCAAGCAACACCATGTCCCAAGCCTCATTCATCCCCTACCATCATCATTGTGTCGTCTGCAAGGACGCCGCCTACGTCAGCGGAACCAGGTATCGGCGTTCCAAAGGTGGCGTTCACCACGTTGGCACCTTTAAGGCCGGTCATCACGGTACCAAAGTCCACCACTGTCTCTGTGAAGACAGTCGGTGTGACGTCAGCACCCCCACTGGCACTGACGCAGTTGAGTACACCTACACCATCTAGCGTGAGTCAACCAACTGTGCTGCTGACGACACCAAAGTGGAAGGAGTTGCCGAAAGGAGAGAAGGGCGTCGTGTTGGTTAATAAAGAGGCTGTTGTTCCTAAGGCGATGATTCAAATAAAAAGGACGATTTCAGAAGGGAGCAAATCCACCCAACCAACAGTGGACAGAAAAATCGCAGCTGATCTACAGACAAAGGCAACAGGATATACTCTCGGGCAAACGGTGAACGTGCAAGACCAAAATAAGAACACCATGGCTATGAAAGTCATCGCCCCACCCATAAAAGTCATTGCCCAACCCATAAATGTAATTAGCCAACCCATCAATTTAATTGCCCCACCCAAAAAGGTTATTGCTCAACCAACCAATGTAAGTGCCCCGCCCATAAAGGTAATTGCCCAACCCTTAAAGGTCGTAACCCAACCCATGAATTTAACTGCCCCGCCCATAAAAGTCATTGCCCAACCAAGCAATGTTATTGCCCAACCCATAAATTTAACTGCTCCGCCCATGAAGCCAAATAACCCTCCTGCAACTGAAAATGTCACTCTTAATGCCCCGACCACGTTGGCCGATGCCACGCCCAAATTGGCCGATGCCACACCCAAATTGGCTGATGCCATCCCCATATTGGCTGATACCATCCCCAAATTGGCTGATGCCATCCCCAAAGAGACTTATGACCCGCCTCCAAGGACCGAAACCATACCTGCAAAGACTGACGTCAGAAATGTCAACACCCTGGCCACTGGAGAGAGTGATTCAACCCCAGCAAAGACTGATGTCACGCCCACAACTGTTGACGCCACGCCCAAAAATGCTAATAGCACACAGGAAGAGCCAATGGATGTGTCCGTTTGTGACAATATCGTGATTGACAGACCCGTGTTGCTAACGTGA